The following are encoded together in the Zonotrichia albicollis isolate bZonAlb1 chromosome 10, bZonAlb1.hap1, whole genome shotgun sequence genome:
- the NFE2L2 gene encoding nuclear factor erythroid 2-related factor 2 isoform X2 translates to MKIKDMNLIDILWRQDIDLGARREVFDSRQRQKEYELEKQKKLEKERQEQLQKEQEEALLAQLELDEETGEFIPVQPAQCIQPENTEPPVAFSQTTEPSKPEAEALSFDDCMQLLAEAFPFIDEHEASSAAFQSLVPAQVNSNPAFVSSDQTQPPESPDLVQPTDAENMQNIEQVWEELLSLSELQCLNIENDNLAEVSTVTSPETKPAEMHNSYSYCSSVPMLRKDVNCGPDFLDGMEGPFSGILPPEDTSQLSVNSLNDTSPSNPDFCEDFYTTFIDTKVNGDAAATNTISQSLAEILSEPIDLSDFALCKAFNGNHSGTRAECNDSDSGISLNASSSVASPEHSVESSAYADKTLGCSDSEMEDTDSASGSMLQSSAGLYSLHLQDQVFSSLGPSTQTSSLPHTATPKKEPPPAPGQPRVPFTKDKPPGRLDAHLTRDEQRARALQIPFPVEKIINLPVADFSEMMSKEQFSEAQLTLIRDIRRRGKNKVAAQNCRKRKLENIVELEHDLSNLKDEKEKLLKEKGEHDRSLHQMKKQFTTLYLEVFSMLRDEDGKPYSPSEYSLQQTRDGNVFLVPKSRQSGTKL, encoded by the exons ATGAAAATAAAA GACATGAACCTGATTGACATCCTTTGGAGGCAAGATATAGACCTTGGGGCGAGACGTGAAGTGTTTGATTCTAGGCAGCGCCAGAAGGAGTATGAACTCGAGAAGCAGAAGAAACTTGAAAAGGAAAGACAAGAGCAGCTCCAAAAAGAGCAGGAGGAAGCCTTGCTGGCTCAGCTGGAGTTAGACGAAGAGACAGGTGAATTCATTCCTGTGCAGCCAGCTCAGTGCATTCAGCCAGAAAATACTGAGCCACCCGTTGCTTTCTCACAG ACCACAGAGCCTTCAAAACCAGAAGCAGAGGCCTTGTCCTTTGATGACTGCATGCAGCTCTTGGCAGAAGCATTCCCGTTTATAGATGAGCATGAG GCTTCTTCAGCTGCATTTCAGTCACTGGTTCCTGCTCAGGTCAATAGCAACCCAGCCTTTGTTTCTTCTGATCAAACTCAGCCACCTGAATCCCCTGATCTAGTACAACCCACTGATGCAGAGAATATGCAGAACATAGAGCAAGTTTGGGAAGAATTACTGTCCCTTTCAGAGTTACAG TGCCTGAACATTGAAAATGATAACCTGGCTGAGGTGAGCACAGTGACGAGCCCTGAGACCAAGCCAGCAGAGATGCACAACAGCTACAGTTACTGCAGCTCAGTGCCCATGCTGAGGAAAGATGTTAACTGCGGTCCAGATTTCCTGGATGGTATGGAGGGCCCCTTCTCGGGCATTTTACCACCAGAAGACACCAGCCAGCTGAGTGTGAACTCTTTAAATGACACATCCCCTTCAAACCCTGATTTCTGTGAGGATTTCTACACCACGTTTATTGATACAAAGGTGAACGGTGATGCAGCAGCAACGAACACTATCAGTCAGTCCCTGGCAGAGATTCTAAGTGAACCTATTGATCTTTCTGACTTTGCACTGTGTAAAGCTTTTAATGGCAACCACTCAGGGACCAGAGCAGAATGCAACGATTCTGACTCTGGTATTTCACTGAATGCAAGCTCCAGCGTGGCGTCGCCAGAGCACTCTGTGGAATCATCTGCCTATGCAGATAAGACTTTGGGTTGCAGCGATTCTGAAATGGAAGACACAGATAGTGCTTCTGGAAGTATGCTCCAGAGCAGTGCTGGTCTGTACTCTTTGCACCTCCAGGATCAGGTGTTTTCTTCATTAGGGCCAAGCACTCAAACATCAAGTTTGCCACATACAGCCACACCAAAGAAAGAaccccctcctgctcctggccaaCCCAGAGTTCCCTTCACAAAAGATAAACCTCCCGGCCGCCTTGATGCTCATCTCACAAGAGATGAGCAAAGAGCCAGAGCTCTGCAGATCCCTTTTCCTGTTGAAAAAATCATCAATCTCCCTGTTGCGGACTTCAGTGAAATGATGTCTAAGGAGCAGTTCAGTGAAGCCCAGCTTACACTTATTCGAGATATACGCAGGAGAGGCAAGAACAAAGTGGCTGCTCAAAATTGCCGtaaaagaaaactggaaaatataGTAGAACTGGAGCATGATTTGAGTAACCTAAaagatgagaaagaaaaattgcttAAGGAAAAAGGAGAGCATGACAGGAGCCTTCAtcaaatgaaaaagcaattcaCCACCTTGTACCTCGAGGTCTTCAGCATGCTGCGTGATGAAGACGGAAAGCCTTACTCTCCCAGTGAATATTCACTGCAGCAAACTAGAGATGGCAATGTCTTTCTTGTTCCTAAGAGCAGGCAGTCGGGGACTAAACTTTGA
- the NFE2L2 gene encoding nuclear factor erythroid 2-related factor 2 isoform X1 has translation MEIEAAAAAQDMNLIDILWRQDIDLGARREVFDSRQRQKEYELEKQKKLEKERQEQLQKEQEEALLAQLELDEETGEFIPVQPAQCIQPENTEPPVAFSQTTEPSKPEAEALSFDDCMQLLAEAFPFIDEHEASSAAFQSLVPAQVNSNPAFVSSDQTQPPESPDLVQPTDAENMQNIEQVWEELLSLSELQCLNIENDNLAEVSTVTSPETKPAEMHNSYSYCSSVPMLRKDVNCGPDFLDGMEGPFSGILPPEDTSQLSVNSLNDTSPSNPDFCEDFYTTFIDTKVNGDAAATNTISQSLAEILSEPIDLSDFALCKAFNGNHSGTRAECNDSDSGISLNASSSVASPEHSVESSAYADKTLGCSDSEMEDTDSASGSMLQSSAGLYSLHLQDQVFSSLGPSTQTSSLPHTATPKKEPPPAPGQPRVPFTKDKPPGRLDAHLTRDEQRARALQIPFPVEKIINLPVADFSEMMSKEQFSEAQLTLIRDIRRRGKNKVAAQNCRKRKLENIVELEHDLSNLKDEKEKLLKEKGEHDRSLHQMKKQFTTLYLEVFSMLRDEDGKPYSPSEYSLQQTRDGNVFLVPKSRQSGTKL, from the exons GACATGAACCTGATTGACATCCTTTGGAGGCAAGATATAGACCTTGGGGCGAGACGTGAAGTGTTTGATTCTAGGCAGCGCCAGAAGGAGTATGAACTCGAGAAGCAGAAGAAACTTGAAAAGGAAAGACAAGAGCAGCTCCAAAAAGAGCAGGAGGAAGCCTTGCTGGCTCAGCTGGAGTTAGACGAAGAGACAGGTGAATTCATTCCTGTGCAGCCAGCTCAGTGCATTCAGCCAGAAAATACTGAGCCACCCGTTGCTTTCTCACAG ACCACAGAGCCTTCAAAACCAGAAGCAGAGGCCTTGTCCTTTGATGACTGCATGCAGCTCTTGGCAGAAGCATTCCCGTTTATAGATGAGCATGAG GCTTCTTCAGCTGCATTTCAGTCACTGGTTCCTGCTCAGGTCAATAGCAACCCAGCCTTTGTTTCTTCTGATCAAACTCAGCCACCTGAATCCCCTGATCTAGTACAACCCACTGATGCAGAGAATATGCAGAACATAGAGCAAGTTTGGGAAGAATTACTGTCCCTTTCAGAGTTACAG TGCCTGAACATTGAAAATGATAACCTGGCTGAGGTGAGCACAGTGACGAGCCCTGAGACCAAGCCAGCAGAGATGCACAACAGCTACAGTTACTGCAGCTCAGTGCCCATGCTGAGGAAAGATGTTAACTGCGGTCCAGATTTCCTGGATGGTATGGAGGGCCCCTTCTCGGGCATTTTACCACCAGAAGACACCAGCCAGCTGAGTGTGAACTCTTTAAATGACACATCCCCTTCAAACCCTGATTTCTGTGAGGATTTCTACACCACGTTTATTGATACAAAGGTGAACGGTGATGCAGCAGCAACGAACACTATCAGTCAGTCCCTGGCAGAGATTCTAAGTGAACCTATTGATCTTTCTGACTTTGCACTGTGTAAAGCTTTTAATGGCAACCACTCAGGGACCAGAGCAGAATGCAACGATTCTGACTCTGGTATTTCACTGAATGCAAGCTCCAGCGTGGCGTCGCCAGAGCACTCTGTGGAATCATCTGCCTATGCAGATAAGACTTTGGGTTGCAGCGATTCTGAAATGGAAGACACAGATAGTGCTTCTGGAAGTATGCTCCAGAGCAGTGCTGGTCTGTACTCTTTGCACCTCCAGGATCAGGTGTTTTCTTCATTAGGGCCAAGCACTCAAACATCAAGTTTGCCACATACAGCCACACCAAAGAAAGAaccccctcctgctcctggccaaCCCAGAGTTCCCTTCACAAAAGATAAACCTCCCGGCCGCCTTGATGCTCATCTCACAAGAGATGAGCAAAGAGCCAGAGCTCTGCAGATCCCTTTTCCTGTTGAAAAAATCATCAATCTCCCTGTTGCGGACTTCAGTGAAATGATGTCTAAGGAGCAGTTCAGTGAAGCCCAGCTTACACTTATTCGAGATATACGCAGGAGAGGCAAGAACAAAGTGGCTGCTCAAAATTGCCGtaaaagaaaactggaaaatataGTAGAACTGGAGCATGATTTGAGTAACCTAAaagatgagaaagaaaaattgcttAAGGAAAAAGGAGAGCATGACAGGAGCCTTCAtcaaatgaaaaagcaattcaCCACCTTGTACCTCGAGGTCTTCAGCATGCTGCGTGATGAAGACGGAAAGCCTTACTCTCCCAGTGAATATTCACTGCAGCAAACTAGAGATGGCAATGTCTTTCTTGTTCCTAAGAGCAGGCAGTCGGGGACTAAACTTTGA
- the NFE2L2 gene encoding nuclear factor erythroid 2-related factor 2 isoform X3, whose product MNLIDILWRQDIDLGARREVFDSRQRQKEYELEKQKKLEKERQEQLQKEQEEALLAQLELDEETGEFIPVQPAQCIQPENTEPPVAFSQTTEPSKPEAEALSFDDCMQLLAEAFPFIDEHEASSAAFQSLVPAQVNSNPAFVSSDQTQPPESPDLVQPTDAENMQNIEQVWEELLSLSELQCLNIENDNLAEVSTVTSPETKPAEMHNSYSYCSSVPMLRKDVNCGPDFLDGMEGPFSGILPPEDTSQLSVNSLNDTSPSNPDFCEDFYTTFIDTKVNGDAAATNTISQSLAEILSEPIDLSDFALCKAFNGNHSGTRAECNDSDSGISLNASSSVASPEHSVESSAYADKTLGCSDSEMEDTDSASGSMLQSSAGLYSLHLQDQVFSSLGPSTQTSSLPHTATPKKEPPPAPGQPRVPFTKDKPPGRLDAHLTRDEQRARALQIPFPVEKIINLPVADFSEMMSKEQFSEAQLTLIRDIRRRGKNKVAAQNCRKRKLENIVELEHDLSNLKDEKEKLLKEKGEHDRSLHQMKKQFTTLYLEVFSMLRDEDGKPYSPSEYSLQQTRDGNVFLVPKSRQSGTKL is encoded by the exons ATGAACCTGATTGACATCCTTTGGAGGCAAGATATAGACCTTGGGGCGAGACGTGAAGTGTTTGATTCTAGGCAGCGCCAGAAGGAGTATGAACTCGAGAAGCAGAAGAAACTTGAAAAGGAAAGACAAGAGCAGCTCCAAAAAGAGCAGGAGGAAGCCTTGCTGGCTCAGCTGGAGTTAGACGAAGAGACAGGTGAATTCATTCCTGTGCAGCCAGCTCAGTGCATTCAGCCAGAAAATACTGAGCCACCCGTTGCTTTCTCACAG ACCACAGAGCCTTCAAAACCAGAAGCAGAGGCCTTGTCCTTTGATGACTGCATGCAGCTCTTGGCAGAAGCATTCCCGTTTATAGATGAGCATGAG GCTTCTTCAGCTGCATTTCAGTCACTGGTTCCTGCTCAGGTCAATAGCAACCCAGCCTTTGTTTCTTCTGATCAAACTCAGCCACCTGAATCCCCTGATCTAGTACAACCCACTGATGCAGAGAATATGCAGAACATAGAGCAAGTTTGGGAAGAATTACTGTCCCTTTCAGAGTTACAG TGCCTGAACATTGAAAATGATAACCTGGCTGAGGTGAGCACAGTGACGAGCCCTGAGACCAAGCCAGCAGAGATGCACAACAGCTACAGTTACTGCAGCTCAGTGCCCATGCTGAGGAAAGATGTTAACTGCGGTCCAGATTTCCTGGATGGTATGGAGGGCCCCTTCTCGGGCATTTTACCACCAGAAGACACCAGCCAGCTGAGTGTGAACTCTTTAAATGACACATCCCCTTCAAACCCTGATTTCTGTGAGGATTTCTACACCACGTTTATTGATACAAAGGTGAACGGTGATGCAGCAGCAACGAACACTATCAGTCAGTCCCTGGCAGAGATTCTAAGTGAACCTATTGATCTTTCTGACTTTGCACTGTGTAAAGCTTTTAATGGCAACCACTCAGGGACCAGAGCAGAATGCAACGATTCTGACTCTGGTATTTCACTGAATGCAAGCTCCAGCGTGGCGTCGCCAGAGCACTCTGTGGAATCATCTGCCTATGCAGATAAGACTTTGGGTTGCAGCGATTCTGAAATGGAAGACACAGATAGTGCTTCTGGAAGTATGCTCCAGAGCAGTGCTGGTCTGTACTCTTTGCACCTCCAGGATCAGGTGTTTTCTTCATTAGGGCCAAGCACTCAAACATCAAGTTTGCCACATACAGCCACACCAAAGAAAGAaccccctcctgctcctggccaaCCCAGAGTTCCCTTCACAAAAGATAAACCTCCCGGCCGCCTTGATGCTCATCTCACAAGAGATGAGCAAAGAGCCAGAGCTCTGCAGATCCCTTTTCCTGTTGAAAAAATCATCAATCTCCCTGTTGCGGACTTCAGTGAAATGATGTCTAAGGAGCAGTTCAGTGAAGCCCAGCTTACACTTATTCGAGATATACGCAGGAGAGGCAAGAACAAAGTGGCTGCTCAAAATTGCCGtaaaagaaaactggaaaatataGTAGAACTGGAGCATGATTTGAGTAACCTAAaagatgagaaagaaaaattgcttAAGGAAAAAGGAGAGCATGACAGGAGCCTTCAtcaaatgaaaaagcaattcaCCACCTTGTACCTCGAGGTCTTCAGCATGCTGCGTGATGAAGACGGAAAGCCTTACTCTCCCAGTGAATATTCACTGCAGCAAACTAGAGATGGCAATGTCTTTCTTGTTCCTAAGAGCAGGCAGTCGGGGACTAAACTTTGA